A stretch of the Gracilinanus agilis isolate LMUSP501 chromosome 4, AgileGrace, whole genome shotgun sequence genome encodes the following:
- the PDC gene encoding phosducin: MSNSDTNMEETKSLSLEEDFEGQATHTGPKGVINDWRKFKLESEDGDSIPPNKKEILRQMSSPQSRDDKDTKERFGRKMSVQEYELIHQDKEDENCLRKYRKQCMQDMHQKLSFGPRYGFVSELENGEQFLEAIEKEQKITTIIVHIYEDGIKGCEALNNSLNCLAAEYSMVKFCKIKASNTGAGDRFSSDVLPTLLVYKGGELISNFISVTEQFAEDFFAVDVESFLNEYGLLPEREIHALEQASMEDEDIE; the protein is encoded by the exons ATGTCAAATTCCGACACAAATATGGAAGAAACTAAAAGCCTCAGTCTAGAAGAGGATTTTGAAGGACAGGCCACACATACAG GGCCCAAAGGAGTTATCAATGATTGGAGAAAGTTTAAGTTGGAAAGTGAAGACGGTGATTCCATCCCACCCAACAAGAAGGAAATTCTCAGACAAATGTCTTCTCCTCAGAGTCGAGATGACAAAGACACAAAAGAAAGATTCGGCCGAAAG aTGAGTGTGCAAGAATATGAACTCATCCATCAGGACAAAGAGGATGAGAACTGTCTCCGTAAATACCGTAAGCAATGCATGCAAGACATGCACCAGAAGCTAAGTTTTGGACCCAGGTATGGGTTTGTAAGTGAGCTGGAGAATGGGGAACAGTTCTTGGAAGCCATTGAGAAGGAACAGAAGATCACCACCATCATCGTTCACATCTACGAAGATGGTATCAAGGGCTGTGAGGCCCTGAACAATAGCCTAAATTGTCTTGCTGCAGAATACTCTATGGTAAAATTCTGTAAAATCAAAGCTTCTAACACGGGTGCTGGGGACCGCTTCTCCTCAGATGTGCTTCCTACACTGCTGGTCTACAAAGGTGGGGAGCTTATCAGCAATTTCATTAGTGTCACTGAGCAGTTTGCTGAAGATTTTTTTGCTGTGGATGTCGAGTCTTTCCTAAATGAATATGGGTTACTTCCCGAAAGGGAGATCCATGCACTGGAGCAGGCCAGCATGGAAGATGAAGATATTGAATAA